One window of Caldisericum exile AZM16c01 genomic DNA carries:
- the rpmF gene encoding 50S ribosomal protein L32 produces MAQPKKKTTHSRSRMRKIKEKLDPLNLVECPHCHNLIPPHKVCPYCGYYEGKEVVKIETKEK; encoded by the coding sequence ATGGCACAACCAAAGAAAAAGACTACGCACTCAAGAAGCAGGATGAGAAAAATTAAGGAAAAACTCGATCCACTAAATCTTGTTGAGTGTCCTCATTGCCACAACCTCATTCCACCGCACAAAGTATGTCCATACTGCGGTTACTATGAAGGAAAAGAGGTTGTAAAAATAGAGACAAAAGAGAAATAA
- a CDS encoding YifB family Mg chelatase-like AAA ATPase: protein MLSKVKTMTLTGIDGVEVLVEVDIGSGLPSFTIVGLPTESVEESKERVRAAIKNSNFEFPIRKITVNLAPADVRKDGTYFDLPIAVGILSIVGIIKNLDKVSDFYFLGELSLDGSIRKIVGALPMISALKKGSKVIAPYDLIDEISIVEDVDIYFVKHLKEVVEFINGDRIIEPIKTNLTEILQGEFAEEEDFSDIKGQYQAKRAIEIAVAGGHNIVMIGSPGSGKTLLARRIPSIFPPLSKDESLEITKIYSVSNLLASGVAKKRPFRSPHSSATLPSIIGGGNPIRPGEVSLAHNGVLFLDELPEFRKDVLESLRQPMEDGFVVITRAKERIMFPSNFMLVAAMNPCPCGWYGDKEHACTCSISEIKRYRSRVSGPIWDRFDIQIEVPRLLPNELVGDTKSESSKAIRDRVIKARAIQQERYKGTKVKNNATLTPRTIKTFIKLGHEEKIFLENASARLGLTGRGYDKVLKVARTIADLDGSAEVKLPHIAEALQYRFDLSLDM from the coding sequence ATGCTTTCCAAGGTTAAAACAATGACTTTAACAGGCATAGATGGGGTAGAAGTCCTTGTTGAGGTTGACATAGGAAGTGGACTTCCATCATTTACAATTGTTGGACTTCCCACTGAAAGTGTTGAAGAATCAAAAGAACGTGTTAGAGCAGCAATTAAGAATTCAAATTTTGAATTTCCAATTCGAAAAATTACGGTAAATCTTGCGCCCGCCGACGTAAGAAAAGATGGAACCTACTTTGACTTACCTATTGCAGTGGGAATTCTTTCGATTGTAGGAATTATAAAGAATCTTGATAAGGTAAGTGATTTTTATTTTTTAGGAGAACTTTCTCTTGATGGAAGCATCCGGAAAATTGTTGGTGCATTACCAATGATTTCTGCTCTTAAGAAAGGATCAAAAGTAATTGCACCATATGATTTAATAGATGAGATTAGCATTGTTGAAGATGTGGATATATACTTTGTAAAGCACTTGAAGGAAGTCGTTGAATTCATCAATGGAGATAGAATAATTGAACCCATAAAGACTAACTTAACAGAGATTCTTCAAGGTGAGTTTGCAGAAGAAGAAGACTTTTCAGACATAAAAGGTCAATACCAAGCAAAGAGGGCAATTGAGATAGCGGTTGCAGGAGGGCATAATATTGTTATGATTGGTTCACCTGGATCTGGCAAAACCTTGCTTGCAAGAAGGATCCCTTCAATTTTTCCACCACTATCAAAAGATGAATCTCTTGAAATAACAAAAATTTATAGTGTTTCAAATTTGCTTGCAAGTGGCGTTGCAAAGAAAAGACCATTTAGGTCACCTCACTCTTCTGCTACTCTTCCCTCAATTATTGGCGGAGGAAATCCTATAAGACCTGGAGAGGTAAGTCTTGCACATAATGGTGTTTTGTTTTTAGATGAACTACCAGAATTTAGGAAAGATGTTTTGGAATCTCTGAGGCAACCAATGGAAGATGGTTTTGTTGTTATAACAAGAGCAAAAGAGCGAATTATGTTTCCTTCAAATTTTATGCTCGTTGCCGCAATGAATCCATGTCCTTGTGGGTGGTATGGCGACAAAGAACATGCATGCACTTGTTCTATATCTGAAATTAAACGCTATAGAAGTAGAGTATCAGGCCCTATATGGGATCGCTTTGATATTCAAATTGAAGTCCCAAGACTTTTACCTAACGAACTTGTAGGTGATACAAAATCCGAATCGTCAAAAGCGATAAGAGACAGAGTGATAAAAGCCCGTGCAATTCAGCAAGAGAGGTACAAAGGCACAAAAGTTAAAAATAATGCAACTCTTACACCAAGAACAATCAAAACCTTTATAAAGTTAGGTCATGAAGAGAAAATATTCCTTGAGAATGCTTCTGCAAGGCTTGGTCTTACAGGTAGAGGATATGATAAGGTACTTAAAGTTGCTCGAACTATTGCAGATCTCGATGGCAGTGCAGAGGTAAAACTCCCGCATATTGCAGAGGCGCTCCAGTATAGATTTGATCTTTCGCTCGATATGTAA
- a CDS encoding signal recognition particle protein has protein sequence MFESLKESINTLFKKLRSKGHLSESDIKAAVKEIRLALLEADVNYKLVKEIIEKVEAEAKSSKVLESLTPAEQVLSILYSTLVEYVGHAEKLKLHGDKNFIILVGLQGNGKTTTAAKLGYYLKKKFNYNPLLVPFDFKRPASFDQLIQLGKTNDIAYLDLRNEENVKSALSKIKPYMEKNGFNVAIIDTAGRKEIDIPLMEELKLINDYFEDPETLMVMDVTLGQTALDIVKGFKQYLNITGGIFTKFDSSAKGGSVLSFRYVTGNPVKFVGTGEKIQDLELFDGDALISRLLGRGDLKGLFEKAQEAISLEESEKIAKDFESGRFDLNDLKMQLESLLKMGGISKVFSMLPNFSNIKIPKEYMDEKALKRMIAIINAMTKEERAHPEIINASRKERIARGTHVSKAEVNQLLKNFENFKKLSKNLKNLDISKFRF, from the coding sequence ATTTTTGAGTCTTTAAAGGAGAGCATCAATACTCTTTTTAAAAAACTGCGTTCAAAAGGACATTTAAGCGAAAGCGATATTAAAGCAGCCGTAAAAGAAATAAGGCTCGCTTTACTTGAGGCGGATGTTAATTATAAACTTGTAAAGGAAATTATAGAAAAGGTAGAAGCCGAAGCGAAATCTTCTAAAGTGCTTGAAAGCCTTACTCCGGCAGAACAGGTTTTGTCTATTTTATATTCCACACTTGTTGAATATGTTGGACATGCAGAAAAACTAAAATTACACGGAGACAAAAATTTTATAATCCTCGTTGGTCTACAGGGAAACGGTAAGACAACAACTGCAGCAAAACTTGGATACTACCTTAAGAAAAAATTTAATTATAATCCGCTTCTTGTTCCTTTTGACTTCAAAAGGCCTGCAAGTTTTGATCAACTTATCCAACTTGGGAAGACTAATGATATTGCGTATCTTGATCTACGAAATGAAGAAAATGTCAAAAGTGCTCTTTCAAAAATCAAGCCATATATGGAAAAAAATGGTTTTAATGTTGCAATTATTGATACTGCAGGAAGAAAAGAAATTGATATCCCGCTTATGGAAGAATTAAAGTTAATAAATGACTATTTCGAAGATCCAGAAACACTTATGGTAATGGATGTTACTTTGGGACAGACCGCATTGGACATAGTAAAGGGATTTAAACAATATCTTAACATAACTGGTGGCATATTCACAAAGTTTGATTCGTCGGCAAAAGGTGGGAGTGTTTTATCTTTTAGATATGTAACAGGTAATCCTGTGAAGTTTGTTGGAACAGGTGAAAAAATTCAAGACCTTGAACTTTTTGACGGAGATGCTCTCATTTCAAGATTGCTTGGAAGAGGAGATCTAAAAGGCCTTTTCGAGAAGGCTCAGGAAGCAATATCTCTTGAAGAAAGTGAAAAAATAGCAAAAGATTTTGAAAGTGGAAGGTTCGACTTGAACGATCTTAAAATGCAACTTGAGAGTCTTCTTAAAATGGGTGGTATTTCAAAAGTATTCTCAATGCTTCCGAATTTTTCTAATATAAAGATCCCGAAGGAGTATATGGACGAAAAAGCACTCAAAAGGATGATTGCCATTATAAATGCAATGACAAAAGAAGAAAGAGCGCATCCTGAAATAATAAACGCATCAAGAAAAGAAAGAATTGCAAGAGGGACCCATGTAAGTAAGGCAGAAGTAAATCAACTTCTCAAAAATTTTGAAAACTTCAAAAAGTTATCAAAAAATTTAAAGAACCTTGATATCTCAAAATTTAGGTTTTAG
- a CDS encoding sigma factor-like helix-turn-helix DNA-binding protein: MKNITPREKKLIKKARIKELLEVYSNLLTDKERKILSLYTDPALTGAAIAKKLKVSRQAVHDHIRRGVNKMERCETKSKLLEKRRKKIKIFLEIEGILSKKELSKEEVETLSKLFEQLKNLE, translated from the coding sequence ATGAAAAATATAACACCAAGAGAAAAGAAACTTATAAAAAAGGCACGAATAAAAGAACTACTTGAAGTTTACTCAAATTTACTTACAGATAAAGAACGTAAAATTTTAAGCCTTTATACAGATCCAGCCCTTACTGGTGCTGCTATTGCAAAGAAATTAAAAGTTTCAAGACAAGCAGTCCATGACCATATAAGACGTGGTGTAAATAAAATGGAAAGGTGCGAAACAAAGTCAAAACTATTAGAAAAAAGAAGAAAGAAAATAAAAATATTCTTAGAAATTGAAGGAATACTTTCAAAGAAAGAGCTTTCAAAAGAAGAAGTAGAAACCTTGAGTAAACTTTTCGAACAATTAAAGAATTTAGAGTAG
- a CDS encoding divergent PAP2 family protein produces MKVILQILSNNILITSIISNFVAQALKVLFTFLVEKKWDLQMFISTGGNPSSHTATVTTLTILLGVKYGFDSPYFAIAFIFSAVVVVDAISVRREVGKHAKTMNDIFFETPLGKRLRESIDIEVFKELVGHSGIEVFIGFLLGLLIATIDIIFFL; encoded by the coding sequence ATGAAAGTGATTTTGCAAATACTAAGCAATAATATATTAATAACCTCTATAATCTCAAATTTTGTTGCACAGGCGCTAAAAGTGTTATTTACATTTCTTGTCGAGAAAAAATGGGACTTACAAATGTTTATTTCAACAGGTGGTAATCCAAGCTCTCATACTGCAACAGTAACAACACTCACTATCCTTTTAGGAGTAAAATATGGGTTTGACTCTCCTTATTTTGCAATTGCATTCATATTTTCTGCAGTTGTAGTTGTAGATGCAATTTCCGTAAGAAGAGAAGTCGGAAAACATGCAAAAACAATGAACGATATATTTTTTGAAACACCTCTTGGAAAAAGATTAAGGGAATCTATAGATATTGAGGTTTTTAAGGAACTTGTAGGTCACTCTGGAATAGAGGTTTTTATAGGTTTCCTTTTGGGATTACTTATTGCAACTATCGATATAATATTTTTCCTATAA
- a CDS encoding zeta toxin family protein — MNIFERLKNLFSKKNLSIEEVEEFLISKNFGVSFTEAFIEKLKENNAHYLELFEKLIRETFDSVDPKVNTDEPKPVIFVFAGSNGSGKTTSIAKIANYYKNRGFRNILLIAGDTFRSGATEQLSIWAERLGVEIVKGKTGQDPASVVFDGLSKEGPYDLILIDTSGRVETNENLLRELTKIEKVVLNKKGHINEVFLVLDSLTGLNAFSQMEAFAKAINVTGIILTKFDSNSAPGVVVPIVQTYKIPVKFLGTGEDIDNLEEFSVDTYISKLTGGNK; from the coding sequence ATGAATATATTCGAGAGATTGAAAAATCTGTTCAGTAAAAAAAATTTATCCATAGAAGAAGTTGAAGAATTTCTTATCTCGAAAAATTTTGGTGTTAGTTTTACAGAAGCGTTTATTGAAAAACTAAAAGAAAACAACGCTCACTACCTTGAACTTTTTGAAAAATTGATTCGAGAAACATTTGATTCAGTAGATCCAAAAGTTAACACAGACGAACCGAAACCAGTCATTTTTGTTTTTGCAGGATCAAATGGATCTGGTAAGACAACAAGCATCGCAAAGATTGCAAATTACTATAAAAATAGAGGATTCAGAAACATTTTACTTATAGCAGGTGATACATTTAGATCTGGCGCAACAGAACAACTATCAATTTGGGCAGAGAGATTGGGTGTCGAAATAGTGAAAGGGAAAACTGGCCAAGATCCCGCAAGTGTTGTATTTGATGGACTTTCAAAAGAAGGACCATATGACTTAATACTCATTGATACCTCTGGAAGGGTAGAAACAAACGAAAACCTTCTCAGGGAACTCACAAAAATAGAAAAGGTTGTATTAAATAAAAAAGGACATATAAATGAAGTGTTTCTTGTCCTTGATAGCCTTACCGGACTAAACGCTTTTAGTCAAATGGAAGCATTCGCAAAAGCAATAAATGTTACAGGTATTATACTTACCAAGTTTGATTCAAACAGTGCGCCAGGTGTTGTTGTTCCAATTGTTCAAACCTATAAAATTCCTGTGAAATTCCTTGGCACTGGCGAAGATATCGATAATTTAGAAGAATTTTCAGTTGATACTTACATCTCAAAATTAACGGGAGGTAATAAATGA
- a CDS encoding epoxyqueuosine reductase QueH — protein sequence MKDRIKQNLPRGNFEKVLLHICCAPDATYPVLLLRGLRYDVTGFFYNPNIHPKEEYEKRLEEIRKLSKYQNFPLIEGEYSDEVLKNWFHMVKGLERENEGGKRCYLCYKERLEKTAKLAYDLNFDYFTTTITISPHKRSDWVFEIAYDLENKYGVKFLEIDFKKKNGFKASVVLSKYYGLYRQNYCGCIFSKVESDHFRKVKEQYLKR from the coding sequence ATGAAAGATAGAATTAAACAAAACCTGCCACGGGGAAATTTTGAAAAAGTGCTTTTGCATATTTGTTGTGCACCGGATGCAACCTATCCTGTGCTTCTTCTTAGAGGCCTTCGTTACGATGTCACGGGATTTTTCTACAATCCAAATATCCATCCTAAGGAAGAGTATGAAAAAAGACTTGAAGAAATAAGAAAACTTTCAAAATACCAAAATTTCCCTCTCATCGAGGGTGAATATAGCGATGAAGTTTTGAAAAACTGGTTCCATATGGTCAAGGGACTTGAAAGAGAAAACGAAGGTGGAAAAAGATGTTATCTTTGCTATAAGGAACGTCTTGAAAAAACTGCAAAACTTGCATACGATCTTAATTTTGATTATTTTACAACAACCATAACAATTAGTCCTCATAAAAGATCTGACTGGGTTTTTGAAATCGCTTACGATCTTGAAAACAAATATGGTGTAAAATTTCTTGAAATTGATTTTAAAAAGAAGAATGGCTTTAAGGCAAGTGTAGTTTTAAGCAAATACTACGGACTTTACAGGCAAAATTATTGTGGTTGTATCTTCTCAAAAGTAGAAAGTGACCACTTTAGGAAAGTAAAAGAGCAATACCTAAAAAGATAA
- the rnc gene encoding ribonuclease III — MAEKPLDKAFKERIDAFEKILGRKIPKKCRETFVTAITHSSFSGEHKNYRSNERLEFLGDSVLSLAITHYLLCTYKDLTEGELSRKRAYLVSEKSLSKKAEIIGIGDLMLFGKGENKSGGKFKGAILADAFEALIAAIFLCFGFEEAEKFITNIFKTELENAGKIETVDAKTKLQETIQKVMHKVPEYRIIKEEKIDDTKYFFAEVRFNGKVLGVGKGKTKKEAEENAAEVALQDEYIREIEKSVQ, encoded by the coding sequence ATGGCAGAGAAACCTTTAGATAAGGCATTCAAGGAACGCATTGATGCCTTTGAAAAGATTTTAGGACGGAAAATTCCCAAAAAATGTAGAGAAACTTTTGTAACTGCAATTACACACTCATCCTTTTCTGGGGAACATAAAAATTACCGCTCTAATGAAAGACTTGAGTTTCTGGGAGATTCCGTCCTCTCGCTTGCGATTACACATTATCTTCTTTGCACATACAAAGATCTAACTGAAGGTGAACTAAGTAGAAAAAGAGCATATCTTGTATCTGAAAAGAGTCTTTCAAAAAAGGCAGAAATCATTGGAATTGGCGATCTTATGCTTTTCGGTAAAGGAGAAAACAAGAGTGGTGGCAAATTCAAAGGAGCAATCCTTGCAGATGCCTTTGAAGCATTAATTGCTGCAATATTTTTGTGTTTTGGGTTTGAAGAAGCAGAAAAATTTATAACAAACATTTTTAAAACCGAACTTGAAAATGCAGGAAAAATTGAAACAGTTGATGCAAAAACAAAACTGCAAGAAACAATACAAAAGGTTATGCATAAAGTGCCCGAATATAGGATTATAAAGGAAGAAAAGATTGACGATACAAAATATTTCTTTGCCGAAGTAAGATTTAACGGAAAAGTTTTAGGAGTAGGAAAAGGCAAAACAAAGAAAGAAGCAGAAGAAAACGCTGCTGAGGTTGCACTTCAAGATGAATATATTCGAGAGATTGAAAAATCTGTTCAGTAA
- a CDS encoding DMT family transporter, protein MTKIESLKENFTFNIVLLSLLWGSDYVLIKIIIKSFHPILFVSLKLLIGAISIFFILKFILKKKILFVKNAIVFILSAAFFDTFLPQLLISFGERTVPSYVASILLASSPIFTLILSILFTKEKLNYKLIPYFLLGFLGVFFIFFNEVMDAKISVNLLNLSLIVIASISYAVGVILLKRISEFMDAFTSSFYLMSFGFLFSLVSFTIFDIGTPKITYESIFALIFASVVLNGFGYVYFFYAISKFGAGKSSFIGYLIPFFSTLYGTVFLKEKLTLYAVLGGILVIVSSYFINVVNLKEN, encoded by the coding sequence ATGACGAAAATCGAAAGTCTTAAAGAAAACTTTACATTCAATATCGTTTTACTTTCACTCCTTTGGGGTTCAGATTATGTTCTTATTAAGATCATCATAAAAAGTTTTCATCCAATTTTATTTGTATCATTAAAACTTCTTATTGGTGCAATATCTATTTTTTTTATCCTGAAATTTATTTTAAAGAAAAAGATTTTGTTTGTAAAAAACGCCATAGTTTTCATTCTAAGTGCAGCATTTTTTGATACCTTTTTACCACAACTTCTTATATCCTTTGGTGAGAGAACTGTTCCAAGTTATGTTGCATCGATCTTACTTGCAAGTTCACCAATTTTTACATTAATATTATCGATCTTATTTACTAAAGAAAAATTAAATTACAAACTGATTCCCTATTTTCTTTTAGGATTTTTAGGTGTATTTTTTATTTTCTTTAACGAAGTTATGGATGCAAAAATTTCTGTTAATTTGCTTAATTTATCTCTAATTGTAATTGCTTCGATTTCTTATGCAGTTGGTGTTATTCTTCTCAAGCGAATTTCAGAATTTATGGATGCTTTTACATCGTCATTTTATTTGATGAGTTTTGGCTTCTTGTTTTCGCTTGTTTCATTCACTATTTTTGACATTGGGACCCCTAAGATAACTTATGAATCCATTTTTGCCCTTATTTTTGCTTCAGTTGTCCTTAATGGTTTTGGTTATGTATATTTCTTTTATGCAATATCAAAATTTGGTGCAGGAAAATCTTCTTTTATAGGTTATCTTATTCCGTTTTTTTCTACTCTTTATGGGACAGTCTTTCTCAAAGAGAAACTCACACTATATGCGGTCCTTGGTGGCATATTAGTTATTGTTTCGAGTTATTTTATAAATGTAGTTAATTTGAAAGAGAACTAA
- the acpS gene encoding holo-ACP synthase has protein sequence MVKGVGIDIVSVKRIEKILNTYGYRFIKRILSDSELKELEKKGNTAEFLAGRFAVKEAITKTLDKATPFNQIEIIYNENSKPMVRNFPDIFISISHEKDFAIAVAIRVKI, from the coding sequence GTGGTAAAAGGAGTCGGTATCGACATTGTAAGCGTAAAACGGATTGAGAAAATTCTTAATACTTATGGATATAGGTTTATTAAGAGAATATTAAGCGATAGCGAATTAAAAGAATTGGAGAAAAAAGGAAACACTGCCGAATTTCTTGCTGGGCGATTTGCTGTAAAAGAGGCAATAACAAAAACACTTGATAAAGCAACTCCATTTAACCAGATTGAAATTATCTACAATGAAAACTCAAAGCCTATGGTAAGAAATTTCCCAGATATTTTTATTTCGATTTCTCATGAGAAAGATTTTGCAATAGCAGTCGCTATAAGGGTAAAAATATGA
- a CDS encoding bis-aminopropyl spermidine synthase family protein, with product MDRTSLQILRAVWKKPLDVWELVIMQDNDIKNTYETLNSLKDKGLIEYSKNKIKITEKGIDELIKENAIPYIDTKCEYCRGKIYDPKNFKEILDVFKEIFANRPMETTEFDQGVVSEENSVRRLEFVYERGDLEGREIFFLGDDDLTSIVFALSKMPKRVVVFDVDRRIIEYIKEVSKKYNLNIEAYEYNASNKLDEKFVNKFDTFLTDPVETVKGMRLFLSRCVQSLKGKGAAGYFGLSHFESSLKKWYEIERDLLEMNLVITDMLRDFNEYLLVGERILHEGYYVVEKSPVEVLPPTISWYRSTFIRVELIDTAKPKIVESVSWDRSLYFDDETYVVRP from the coding sequence ATGGATAGAACGAGCCTTCAGATTTTGAGAGCCGTGTGGAAAAAGCCTCTTGATGTCTGGGAACTTGTAATAATGCAGGACAATGATATAAAAAATACATACGAAACACTTAATAGCCTCAAAGATAAAGGATTAATTGAATATAGTAAAAATAAAATTAAAATTACAGAAAAGGGAATCGATGAATTAATAAAAGAAAATGCAATTCCTTATATTGATACAAAGTGTGAATACTGCAGGGGAAAAATTTACGATCCAAAAAATTTTAAAGAAATTCTTGATGTTTTCAAAGAAATTTTTGCAAATAGGCCCATGGAAACAACCGAGTTTGATCAGGGCGTTGTAAGCGAAGAAAATTCAGTAAGACGACTTGAATTTGTATATGAAAGAGGCGACCTTGAGGGGAGAGAGATATTTTTCCTTGGAGACGATGATTTAACAAGCATTGTATTTGCTTTATCAAAAATGCCCAAAAGGGTTGTAGTTTTTGATGTTGACCGAAGAATTATAGAGTATATAAAAGAAGTCTCTAAGAAATATAATTTGAATATTGAAGCGTATGAATATAATGCGTCAAATAAATTGGATGAAAAATTTGTAAATAAATTCGATACATTTTTAACTGACCCAGTTGAAACGGTTAAAGGCATGAGACTGTTCCTTTCAAGATGTGTCCAATCGCTTAAGGGAAAAGGTGCTGCAGGGTATTTTGGATTAAGCCATTTTGAATCGTCTCTAAAAAAGTGGTATGAAATTGAAAGAGATCTTCTTGAAATGAACCTTGTGATTACGGATATGCTAAGAGACTTTAACGAGTATCTCCTTGTTGGAGAAAGAATTCTCCACGAGGGATATTACGTAGTTGAAAAGTCTCCTGTTGAGGTTTTACCTCCAACGATTTCATGGTATAGGTCTACATTTATAAGAGTTGAACTTATTGATACTGCAAAACCAAAGATAGTCGAAAGCGTTAGTTGGGATCGTTCTCTCTATTTTGATGATGAAACGTATGTTGTGAGGCCATAA